A genome region from Synergistaceae bacterium includes the following:
- a CDS encoding GIY-YIG nuclease family protein, with product MAYVYILRCSDDTLYTGWTYDIDKRIAAHNNGSG from the coding sequence ATTGCTTATGTTTACATACTGCGTTGTTCGGATGATACGTTATACACAGGTTGGACATATGACATAGATAAGCGTATTGCTGCACATAATAATGGTTCAGGC